The following are encoded together in the Halopseudomonas salegens genome:
- a CDS encoding peptidoglycan D,D-transpeptidase FtsI family protein encodes MITLPGAGGRYPWRFRLVAGFLLVAAILISWRIVELHVLDEGFLKTQGDKRSVRHLPITAHRGQITDRHGEPLAVSTPVMTLWANPQQLVEHPQRWPELAAALGTDTATLGERLQANATREFIYLRRHMTPQDGEAVMALRVPGVNALEEYRRFYPAGEVAAHLVGFTNVDEVGQEGLELAYEDWLKGVPGSRQVLQDRRGRLIKDVQVVSNARPGNDLALSIDLRVQYVAHRELRDAVESYGARGGSVVIVDVRSGEILAMVNQPGYNPNNRSRLEPSTMRNRALIDVFEPGSPIKAFTVTAGLMSGRYTPASTMDTRPGTMRVATMTVRDIRNYGLLDLTGVMAKSSNVGVAKIALDIGAEQIYTLLRDLGMGEYTGLGFPGESVGNLPNHPRWRPVETATLSYGYGLAVTTTQLAQAYAVLGNQGRKVPLSLLKVDEIPAGQQVIDPQVSAQVLAMLRAAVDGENGTGSRARVPGYQIGGKTGTVHKTAAGGGYSSDRYRSVFTGIAPISNPRFAAVVVIDEPTSGEYYGGLVAAPIFGQVMADTLRLLNVAPDDLPALQQVELPPVTTGEAG; translated from the coding sequence ATGATCACGCTTCCGGGAGCTGGCGGCCGTTATCCCTGGCGCTTCCGACTGGTGGCGGGATTTCTACTGGTAGCTGCAATATTGATCAGCTGGCGCATCGTAGAGTTGCATGTGCTGGACGAGGGCTTCCTGAAAACCCAGGGTGACAAGCGTAGCGTGCGCCATCTGCCGATCACCGCCCACCGTGGCCAGATTACCGATCGCCACGGCGAGCCTCTGGCCGTCAGTACGCCTGTCATGACGCTGTGGGCGAACCCGCAGCAATTGGTAGAGCATCCACAGCGCTGGCCGGAACTGGCTGCTGCGCTGGGTACCGATACGGCTACCCTGGGGGAGCGCCTGCAGGCCAATGCTACTCGCGAGTTCATTTATCTACGCCGGCACATGACTCCGCAGGATGGTGAAGCGGTCATGGCTTTGCGCGTTCCCGGCGTGAACGCGCTGGAAGAATATCGCCGTTTCTACCCTGCGGGGGAGGTGGCCGCTCATCTGGTCGGGTTTACCAATGTGGATGAAGTGGGTCAGGAAGGCCTTGAGTTGGCCTATGAAGACTGGCTCAAGGGGGTGCCCGGCAGCCGACAGGTATTGCAGGACCGGCGCGGTCGATTGATCAAGGATGTGCAGGTAGTCAGCAATGCGCGGCCAGGTAATGACCTGGCCTTGTCGATTGATCTGCGTGTGCAGTATGTCGCCCACCGTGAGCTGCGCGATGCTGTCGAGAGCTATGGAGCGCGCGGCGGATCGGTCGTGATCGTCGATGTGCGCAGCGGCGAGATTCTCGCCATGGTCAATCAGCCCGGCTATAACCCGAACAATCGCAGCCGCCTTGAGCCCTCGACGATGCGCAATCGCGCCCTGATTGACGTGTTCGAGCCGGGTTCACCAATCAAGGCGTTTACCGTGACCGCCGGCCTGATGTCCGGCCGTTACACGCCCGCGAGCACGATGGATACTCGCCCCGGGACTATGCGCGTAGCGACCATGACGGTGCGCGATATCCGGAACTACGGCCTGCTTGATCTGACCGGGGTGATGGCCAAGTCAAGCAACGTCGGTGTGGCCAAAATCGCGCTGGATATTGGTGCTGAACAGATTTATACGTTGCTGCGCGATCTGGGGATGGGCGAATACACCGGGCTGGGCTTCCCTGGCGAAAGTGTCGGCAATCTGCCCAATCACCCGCGCTGGCGGCCGGTGGAAACCGCCACGCTGTCCTATGGTTACGGGCTGGCAGTCACGACCACACAACTGGCTCAGGCCTATGCCGTACTGGGCAACCAGGGACGCAAGGTACCGCTGTCGTTGCTCAAGGTGGATGAAATACCCGCTGGGCAACAAGTGATTGACCCGCAAGTGAGTGCTCAGGTACTAGCTATGCTGCGCGCTGCTGTGGATGGTGAGAACGGTACCGGCTCACGCGCTCGTGTACCGGGTTATCAGATTGGCGGCAAAACCGGCACTGTGCACAAGACGGCAGCGGGCGGTGGGTATTCGAGTGATCGTTATCGCTCGGTTTTTACCGGCATCGCACCGATAAGCAATCCGCGTTTTGCCGCCGTGGTGGTCATTGATGAGCCGACGTCGGGCGAGTATTACGGCGGTCTGGTTGCTGCTCCGATTTTTGGCCAGGTGATGGCCGACACCCTGCGTTTGCTGAATGTCGCTCCGGATGATCTTCCTGCTCTGCAGCAAGTGGAATTGCCTCCGGTTACCACGGGGGAGGCTGGATGA
- the ftsL gene encoding cell division protein FtsL, whose amino-acid sequence MNAPDQINQASAAAAPRALPRSAGWLLLVWLLVLATGLAVSYSTHWSRVLLNELAAEISQREKSQAEWGRLVLEQSTWTAHARVEALAGQELDMRVPQASDIIMVVP is encoded by the coding sequence ATGAACGCGCCGGACCAGATCAATCAGGCATCAGCCGCAGCCGCCCCGCGCGCGTTGCCGCGCAGTGCTGGCTGGTTGTTGCTGGTCTGGCTGTTGGTGTTGGCGACCGGCTTGGCCGTCAGCTACAGCACCCACTGGAGCCGCGTGCTGTTGAACGAGCTGGCCGCCGAAATCAGTCAGCGGGAGAAGTCCCAGGCGGAATGGGGGCGGCTGGTTCTGGAGCAAAGTACCTGGACCGCGCATGCACGTGTTGAGGCGTTGGCTGGTCAGGAGCTGGATATGCGCGTACCGCAAGCCAGCGACATCATTATGGTGGTGCCATGA
- the rsmH gene encoding 16S rRNA (cytosine(1402)-N(4))-methyltransferase RsmH: protein MTSTTPYQHTSVLLDEALEALAVKPDGLYVDGTFGRGGHSREVLARLGSAGRLIGFDKDPEAIRAGTALAAEDGRFVVVKRSFADLGEELKARGLYGEVDGVLLDLGVSSPQLDDPERGFSFMQDGPLDMRMDPGSGQSAAEWINTAAEEDIANVMYEYGEERFSRRMAKAIVARRAQEPFTRTLDLAEVIRHANPAWEKHKHPATRAFQGMRIFLNRELDDLKLGLTAAVDVLKPGGRLAVISFHSLEDRLVKQFMRLESRGAPIPRGLPVRDSDIHTRLTLIGKAIKPGTAELAVNPRARSAVLRIAEKQA from the coding sequence ATGACCAGTACAACACCCTATCAACACACCAGCGTATTGCTGGACGAAGCCCTGGAGGCTCTGGCGGTAAAGCCGGATGGTCTCTATGTGGATGGCACCTTTGGTCGTGGCGGGCACAGCCGGGAGGTGCTGGCCCGACTGGGCTCTGCAGGCAGGCTGATCGGCTTCGACAAGGACCCGGAAGCCATCCGGGCCGGTACAGCACTGGCGGCCGAAGACGGCCGCTTTGTCGTTGTTAAACGCTCATTTGCCGATCTGGGCGAAGAGCTGAAAGCTCGCGGTTTGTACGGCGAAGTCGATGGCGTATTGCTGGACCTGGGGGTTTCATCGCCGCAACTGGATGATCCCGAGCGTGGATTCAGCTTCATGCAGGATGGCCCACTGGATATGCGCATGGATCCGGGCAGTGGCCAGAGTGCGGCCGAATGGATCAATACCGCAGCGGAAGAAGACATCGCCAATGTCATGTATGAATACGGCGAAGAACGCTTCTCCCGTCGCATGGCCAAGGCCATAGTCGCGCGCCGGGCCCAGGAGCCCTTTACCCGCACGCTGGATCTGGCCGAAGTCATCAGACACGCCAACCCGGCCTGGGAAAAACACAAGCATCCGGCCACGCGCGCTTTTCAGGGTATGCGGATATTTCTCAATCGCGAACTGGATGATCTCAAACTGGGACTGACTGCTGCCGTTGACGTTCTCAAGCCTGGCGGACGCCTGGCTGTCATCAGCTTCCATTCGCTGGAGGATCGGCTGGTCAAGCAGTTCATGCGTCTGGAATCCAGAGGAGCACCGATTCCCCGTGGGTTGCCAGTGCGTGACAGCGATATTCACACGCGTCTGACCCTGATCGGTAAAGCGATCAAGCCCGGTACTGCCGAACTGGCGGTCAATCCACGGGCACGCAGCGCCGTGCTGCGCATTGCGGAGAAACAGGCATGA
- the mraZ gene encoding division/cell wall cluster transcriptional repressor MraZ: MFRGANAINLDAKGRLAMPARYRDRVLELCQGQLIATIALEERCLWIYPMPAWNKVEDQLRIAPNMNPAVKRLNRLLVGNANEIELDNSGRFVVPPMLREHAGLDKKVVLVGQLDKFELWSEDVWEATTSAYLDQEQDFGALPDALQNLSL, from the coding sequence GTGTTCCGTGGAGCAAATGCAATCAATCTGGATGCCAAGGGGCGGCTCGCAATGCCGGCGCGTTATCGCGACCGCGTGCTTGAGCTGTGCCAGGGGCAACTGATTGCGACTATTGCACTTGAAGAGCGCTGCCTGTGGATCTATCCGATGCCGGCCTGGAACAAGGTTGAAGACCAGTTGCGCATCGCCCCCAACATGAACCCAGCGGTGAAGCGCCTGAACCGGCTATTGGTCGGTAATGCCAACGAAATTGAGCTGGACAACAGTGGGCGCTTCGTTGTGCCGCCGATGTTGCGCGAGCATGCCGGGCTGGACAAGAAAGTCGTTCTGGTTGGCCAGCTGGATAAATTCGAGCTGTGGAGTGAGGACGTCTGGGAAGCCACGACCAGTGCCTACCTGGATCAGGAACAGGATTTCGGTGCCTTGCCGGACGCATTGCAGAACTTGAGCTTATGA
- a CDS encoding ABC transporter permease codes for MPRLMNRQPGRPLKLALVLLPFALLLLLYVYNSQARLAENPNDKLLPSFSQMSDAVERMAFTEDRRSGRYLLWDDTAASLKRLGTGLGISAAVSLVFGLAMLIPLLRMPFSPLITVISMIPPLSILPILFIVLGLGELSKVMLIVIGITPVLIRDLQQRVSEIPTETLVKAQTLGANTWQVVIRVVLPQLLPRLLLGLSLALGPAWLFLIAAEAIASTEGLGYRIFLVRRYLAMDVILPYVAWITLLAFIMDRILKGTGRLLFPWFEPKGAH; via the coding sequence ATGCCCCGACTGATGAACCGGCAACCAGGACGCCCGCTCAAACTGGCACTGGTCCTGCTGCCCTTCGCTCTGCTCCTGTTGCTGTACGTGTACAACTCGCAGGCGCGGCTGGCAGAAAACCCCAATGACAAGCTGCTGCCCAGCTTTTCCCAGATGAGCGACGCCGTTGAACGCATGGCCTTTACCGAGGATCGGCGCAGCGGACGTTATCTGCTGTGGGATGATACCGCCGCCAGCCTCAAACGCCTGGGTACGGGTTTAGGCATCAGTGCAGCCGTCAGCCTGGTGTTCGGCCTGGCCATGCTGATTCCCTTGCTGCGCATGCCTTTCTCACCCTTGATTACCGTCATCTCGATGATCCCGCCCCTCTCCATACTGCCGATTCTGTTTATTGTGTTGGGGCTCGGCGAACTGTCCAAGGTGATGCTGATCGTGATCGGCATCACCCCGGTACTGATACGTGACCTGCAGCAACGGGTCAGCGAGATTCCGACGGAAACCCTGGTCAAAGCGCAAACGCTGGGCGCCAATACCTGGCAAGTGGTCATCCGCGTAGTCTTGCCTCAACTGCTACCACGCCTACTGCTGGGTCTCAGCCTGGCACTGGGCCCGGCCTGGTTGTTCCTGATTGCCGCCGAGGCCATCGCCTCCACCGAAGGCCTGGGCTACCGCATCTTCCTGGTACGTCGCTACCTGGCGATGGACGTGATCCTGCCCTACGTGGCCTGGATAACCCTGCTCGCTTTCATCATGGACCGGATTCTCAAAGGCACCGGCCGTTTGCTGTTCCCCTGGTTCGAACCCAAAGGAGCTCACTGA
- a CDS encoding ABC transporter ATP-binding protein — protein MSAIEIKGVWQQYADLVVLENINLNVDSGEFITMVGASGCGKSTFLRLLLGQEAPSKGELLLDGKPLAKEPGPDRGVVFQRYSVFPHLTVLGNVLLGLELQESPFLGRLLGAKRREAREKAVAILEKVGLGHALNNYPHALSGGMQQRLAIAQALVKAPRILLLDEPFGALDPGIRKDMHDLLLDLWKQTGLTVFMVTHDLAEGFTLGTRLLVFDKTRVDPQAPGAYGARITYDIPLNSDRKAAKAAVDALPESVTRSLSTSPAQGA, from the coding sequence ATGAGTGCCATCGAAATCAAGGGCGTCTGGCAGCAATATGCCGACCTGGTCGTACTGGAAAACATCAACCTTAACGTCGACAGCGGTGAATTCATCACCATGGTCGGCGCCTCCGGCTGCGGCAAGTCCACGTTCCTGCGTCTGCTGTTGGGTCAGGAAGCACCCAGCAAAGGTGAGTTGCTGCTGGACGGCAAACCGCTGGCAAAAGAGCCCGGCCCCGATCGTGGCGTGGTTTTTCAGCGTTACTCGGTATTCCCGCATCTGACTGTGCTCGGCAACGTACTGCTTGGGCTGGAGCTACAGGAATCCCCATTCCTGGGCCGCTTACTCGGTGCCAAGCGCCGCGAAGCACGCGAAAAAGCCGTCGCCATCCTGGAAAAGGTCGGCCTCGGGCATGCCCTGAACAATTACCCACATGCGCTCTCCGGCGGCATGCAGCAACGCCTGGCGATTGCCCAGGCACTGGTCAAAGCGCCGCGCATCCTGCTACTCGACGAGCCATTCGGCGCGCTGGACCCGGGCATTCGCAAGGACATGCACGACCTGCTGCTGGACTTGTGGAAACAGACCGGTCTGACTGTGTTTATGGTCACCCATGATCTGGCCGAGGGTTTCACCCTGGGCACGCGTCTGCTGGTCTTTGACAAGACCCGCGTCGATCCTCAAGCACCCGGCGCCTATGGCGCCCGCATCACCTATGACATCCCGCTGAACAGTGACCGTAAGGCGGCCAAAGCTGCCGTTGACGCTCTGCCTGAAAGCGTCACCCGTTCACTGTCCACTAGCCCAGCGCAAGGAGCCTGA
- a CDS encoding urea amidolyase associated protein UAAP1, translated as MTLPAPVRPTLYREVLPGGGHTSFVLKRGQLLRLTDIEGGANVGLLLFNAQEKSERLNLPDSLKCQHTAKLTAGHCLYSDMGRVLAAIVSDSCGWSDSFGGVLNADEVQEKYGDGNYQQLRNGFYRNGVDNLLVEMGKWDMQLQDLLMTLNLFSKVTVDANGQFQFHPGNSKAGDVIELYAPMDTLVVLTALQHPLDPNPEYAPKPVKLSWHRVSEDGITVLCRRTREENVRGLHNTDRIFL; from the coding sequence ATGACTCTGCCTGCACCCGTTCGCCCCACCCTGTACCGGGAAGTTCTACCCGGCGGTGGGCATACCTCTTTCGTACTGAAACGCGGCCAGTTGCTGCGCCTGACCGATATCGAAGGCGGCGCCAACGTCGGCCTGCTGCTGTTCAACGCACAGGAGAAAAGCGAACGCCTGAACCTGCCCGACAGCCTCAAGTGCCAACACACCGCCAAACTGACCGCCGGCCACTGCCTGTACTCGGATATGGGCCGGGTGCTGGCAGCCATCGTCAGCGACAGCTGCGGCTGGAGCGACAGTTTCGGTGGTGTACTGAATGCCGATGAAGTGCAGGAGAAGTATGGCGACGGCAACTATCAACAGCTGCGCAACGGCTTTTACCGCAATGGCGTCGACAACCTGCTGGTGGAAATGGGCAAATGGGACATGCAGCTGCAGGACCTGCTGATGACCCTGAACCTGTTCAGCAAGGTCACCGTGGATGCCAACGGCCAGTTCCAGTTTCACCCCGGCAACAGCAAAGCCGGCGATGTCATCGAACTCTATGCCCCCATGGATACCCTGGTGGTACTGACCGCTCTGCAACACCCGCTGGACCCGAATCCCGAGTATGCACCCAAGCCGGTCAAGCTGAGCTGGCATCGGGTCAGTGAAGACGGCATCACCGTACTGTGTCGCCGCACCCGCGAGGAAAATGTTCGCGGCCTGCACAACACCGACCGTATCTTTCTCTGA
- a CDS encoding urea amidolyase associated protein UAAP2, which translates to MTLTHSDKQIEQASFRSTIAAGEPFMHDLKAGQTLRLLDLEGNQAVDTLFFSATNPRERYDVQRTLRKQNAVYLTTGSVLYSNLGNPMLTITADTCGRHDTLGGACAQESNTVRYALNTRYMHSCRDNFLRAALHDGRLRKADISHNINFFMNVPVTPEGGLTFEDGISGAGKYVELVAHMDTIVLISNCPQLNNPCNGYNPTPAEYIVWD; encoded by the coding sequence ATGACCTTGACCCACAGCGACAAACAGATCGAGCAGGCCAGCTTCCGCAGCACCATTGCCGCGGGCGAGCCCTTCATGCATGACCTCAAGGCCGGCCAGACCCTGCGTCTGCTCGATCTGGAAGGCAATCAGGCGGTCGATACACTGTTTTTCAGTGCGACCAATCCGCGCGAGCGCTATGACGTGCAACGCACCCTGCGCAAACAGAATGCCGTCTACCTGACCACCGGCAGTGTGCTCTACAGCAACCTGGGCAACCCGATGCTGACGATTACCGCCGATACCTGCGGCCGCCACGACACCCTGGGCGGTGCCTGCGCCCAGGAAAGCAACACCGTGCGCTACGCCCTGAACACCCGCTACATGCACAGCTGCCGCGACAACTTCCTGCGCGCCGCGCTGCACGACGGTCGCCTGCGCAAGGCCGACATCAGCCACAACATCAATTTCTTCATGAATGTGCCGGTGACGCCCGAAGGCGGACTGACGTTTGAAGACGGCATCTCCGGCGCCGGCAAGTACGTTGAACTGGTCGCGCACATGGACACTATAGTCCTGATTTCCAACTGCCCCCAACTCAACAACCCTTGCAACGGCTACAACCCGACGCCGGCGGAATACATCGTTTGGGACTAA
- the uca gene encoding urea carboxylase: MFNTLLIANRGAIACRILRTLRTLDVRGVSVYAEADAGSLHVQQADQAIALGEGAASTTYLNVDKILAAARDSGAQAIHPGYGFLSENAAFAEACEAAGIAFVGPTPEQLRVFGLKHTARALAKKHGVPMLEGTELLDSLDEALTAAEDVGYPIMLKSTAGGGGIGMRVCQSASELSEAFEAVKRLGQNNFSDAGVFIEKYIQRARHLEVQVFGDGQGEVLALGVRDCSVQRRNQKVLEETPAPNLPEGMAEALCEAAIQLASAINYRSAGTVEFVYDSAAAQFYFLEVNTRLQVEHGVTEQVWGVDIVDWMVRLAAGDLPPLSELGKDLQPRGHAIQARLYAEDPGRDFQPCPGLLTQVDFPAADGQQVRIDTWVEAGCEIAPYFDPMIAKLICWQPSREQASAALDQLLADTRLYGVETNQGYLRQILNDAPFTSGEPWTRCLEDLQYQATTCEVLIAGTQTTVQDLPGRVGYWAVGVPPSGPMDSRALALANRLLGNAADAASLEMTMSGPTLTFNTATQVVITGAPMPVSLDGVEQPMQQVLDIPAGSTLGLGTIAGAGARSYLAIQGGLQVPDYLGSKSTFTLGQFGGHGGRALRAGDVLRLLPLEQVASASLPADLVAPLGEVRELRVIYGPHGAPEYFTADYIEQFFAIEWEVHFNSSRTGVRLIGPRPEWAREDGGEAGLHPSNIHDNPYAVGAVDFTGDMPVILGPDGPSLGGFVCPVTIIEADLWQMGQLKAGDKIRFTPVSIETARELAQLQKTEIAELQPHCPTQSPAIALASPIILDTGKDDTRLVARLSGDTHLLLEIGPPELDLVLRFRGHALMQALEAEQLDGIIDLTPGIRSLQVHYQPETLTLEKLLRIVGKLWEQVCSAEDLRVPSRIVHLPLSWDDPACQLAIEKYMTTVRKDAPWCPSNLEFIRRINDLPDLEAVYRTVFEASYLVMGLGDVYLGAPVATPLDPRHRLVTTKYNPARTWTAENSVGIGGAYMCIYGMEGPGGYQFVGRTLQVWNRYREVEAFGGKPWLLRFFDQIRFHPVSADELQQIRSDFPLGRHSVQIEDTELRLQDYQDFLDSEADGISSFRQQQKASFEAERQRWIANGQADYQSEEAVAETGDEEPLQAGQHSIDSHIAGNLWQVQVSEGDQVNAGDVLVILESMKMEIPLTAPCSGVVRTVHAQPGSPVRAGQRVLVLEEYPQ, from the coding sequence ATGTTCAACACCCTGCTGATTGCCAACCGTGGTGCCATTGCCTGCCGCATCCTGCGCACCCTGAGAACCCTGGATGTGCGTGGCGTGTCGGTGTATGCCGAAGCGGATGCCGGCAGCCTGCATGTACAGCAGGCCGACCAGGCAATTGCCCTCGGTGAAGGCGCCGCCTCAACCACTTACCTGAATGTCGACAAGATTCTCGCCGCCGCCCGTGACAGCGGTGCCCAGGCCATCCATCCCGGGTATGGTTTTCTCTCGGAAAATGCCGCCTTCGCCGAAGCCTGCGAAGCCGCCGGGATTGCCTTTGTCGGCCCGACGCCCGAGCAACTGCGCGTATTCGGCCTGAAGCACACTGCCCGCGCGCTGGCGAAAAAACATGGCGTACCCATGCTGGAAGGCACCGAGCTGCTGGATAGCCTGGACGAAGCACTGACCGCCGCCGAAGACGTCGGCTACCCCATCATGCTGAAAAGCACCGCTGGCGGCGGCGGTATCGGCATGCGCGTGTGCCAGTCAGCCAGTGAACTGAGCGAGGCCTTCGAGGCGGTCAAACGTCTGGGACAGAACAACTTCAGTGATGCCGGCGTGTTTATCGAAAAATACATCCAGCGCGCCCGCCATCTGGAAGTGCAGGTCTTTGGTGACGGTCAGGGCGAGGTGTTGGCCCTGGGCGTACGCGACTGCTCGGTACAGCGCCGCAACCAGAAAGTGCTGGAAGAAACCCCCGCGCCCAACCTGCCTGAAGGCATGGCCGAGGCTTTGTGCGAAGCGGCCATTCAATTGGCCAGCGCCATCAACTATCGCAGCGCCGGCACCGTGGAGTTCGTCTATGACAGCGCCGCCGCGCAGTTCTACTTTCTCGAAGTGAATACCCGCCTGCAGGTCGAGCACGGCGTCACCGAGCAGGTCTGGGGTGTGGATATCGTCGACTGGATGGTACGTCTGGCTGCCGGTGACCTGCCCCCGCTCAGCGAGCTCGGCAAGGACCTGCAACCGCGTGGCCACGCCATCCAGGCACGCCTGTATGCCGAAGATCCGGGCCGCGACTTTCAGCCCTGCCCCGGCCTGCTGACCCAGGTCGACTTCCCCGCCGCTGACGGTCAGCAGGTCCGTATCGATACCTGGGTCGAAGCCGGCTGCGAGATTGCCCCCTACTTTGATCCCATGATCGCCAAACTGATCTGCTGGCAGCCCAGCCGCGAGCAGGCCAGTGCCGCACTCGACCAGTTGCTGGCCGACACCCGGCTCTACGGCGTGGAGACCAATCAGGGCTATCTGCGGCAAATTCTCAATGATGCCCCTTTCACCAGCGGTGAACCCTGGACCCGCTGCCTGGAAGACCTGCAGTATCAGGCAACCACCTGCGAAGTGCTGATTGCCGGCACTCAAACTACGGTACAGGATCTGCCTGGCCGTGTTGGCTACTGGGCCGTTGGCGTACCGCCATCCGGCCCGATGGATAGCCGCGCCCTGGCATTGGCTAACCGCCTGCTGGGCAACGCAGCGGACGCTGCCAGCCTGGAAATGACCATGAGCGGCCCGACCCTGACATTCAATACAGCTACCCAGGTGGTGATTACCGGTGCCCCCATGCCGGTCAGCCTGGATGGCGTGGAACAACCCATGCAGCAGGTGCTTGATATTCCCGCCGGCAGCACACTGGGCCTGGGCACCATTGCCGGCGCTGGCGCACGCAGCTATCTTGCCATTCAGGGCGGCTTGCAGGTCCCGGATTACCTGGGCAGCAAGAGCACCTTTACCCTCGGCCAATTTGGCGGCCACGGCGGTCGTGCCCTGCGCGCCGGAGATGTGCTGCGCCTGCTGCCACTGGAACAGGTCGCTTCAGCCAGCCTGCCGGCTGACCTGGTTGCACCCCTCGGCGAGGTGCGCGAGCTAAGGGTCATCTATGGCCCCCATGGCGCGCCGGAATATTTCACGGCTGACTATATCGAGCAGTTTTTCGCCATCGAATGGGAAGTGCATTTCAATTCCAGCCGCACCGGCGTGCGCCTGATCGGTCCCAGGCCGGAGTGGGCGCGCGAGGATGGCGGCGAAGCCGGTCTGCACCCGTCCAACATTCACGACAACCCCTACGCGGTGGGCGCTGTCGACTTTACCGGGGATATGCCGGTGATTCTCGGCCCGGATGGCCCCAGCCTGGGCGGCTTTGTTTGCCCGGTAACCATCATCGAGGCGGACCTGTGGCAGATGGGCCAGCTCAAGGCCGGTGACAAGATCCGCTTTACTCCGGTCAGCATTGAAACTGCCCGCGAACTGGCGCAGCTGCAAAAAACCGAAATCGCTGAACTGCAGCCACACTGCCCCACGCAAAGCCCGGCTATCGCCCTGGCCTCACCGATTATTCTGGATACCGGCAAGGACGATACCCGCCTGGTCGCGCGGCTGTCCGGCGATACTCACTTATTGCTGGAAATCGGCCCGCCGGAGCTGGATCTGGTCCTGCGTTTCCGCGGCCATGCCCTGATGCAGGCACTGGAAGCCGAGCAACTGGATGGCATTATCGACCTGACCCCGGGCATCCGTTCGCTGCAGGTACATTACCAGCCGGAAACCCTGACGCTGGAGAAGCTGCTACGCATCGTCGGCAAGCTGTGGGAACAGGTATGCAGCGCCGAAGATCTGCGCGTGCCCTCACGCATCGTACATCTGCCGTTGTCCTGGGATGACCCGGCCTGCCAGCTGGCGATCGAGAAATACATGACCACGGTGCGCAAGGATGCGCCCTGGTGCCCGAGCAACCTGGAATTTATCCGCCGCATCAATGACCTGCCGGATCTGGAGGCGGTCTACCGCACGGTGTTCGAGGCCAGCTATCTGGTGATGGGCCTGGGTGATGTGTATCTGGGCGCACCGGTAGCCACTCCACTGGACCCGCGCCACCGCCTGGTCACCACCAAGTACAACCCGGCACGCACCTGGACCGCCGAAAACTCGGTGGGTATCGGCGGCGCCTATATGTGCATCTACGGCATGGAAGGCCCAGGCGGTTACCAGTTTGTCGGTCGCACCCTGCAGGTGTGGAATCGCTATCGCGAAGTCGAGGCCTTTGGCGGCAAGCCCTGGTTGCTGCGCTTTTTTGACCAGATCCGCTTTCACCCGGTATCGGCTGACGAGTTGCAACAGATTCGCAGCGACTTTCCGCTTGGTCGCCACTCTGTGCAGATCGAAGACACCGAATTGCGCCTGCAGGACTATCAGGACTTTCTGGATAGCGAAGCCGATGGCATCAGTTCTTTCCGCCAACAGCAGAAAGCCTCTTTTGAAGCCGAACGCCAGCGCTGGATCGCCAACGGCCAGGCCGACTACCAAAGTGAAGAGGCGGTCGCCGAGACCGGTGATGAAGAGCCCTTGCAAGCTGGTCAGCACAGTATCGACAGCCATATCGCCGGCAACCTGTGGCAGGTCCAGGTCAGCGAAGGTGACCAGGTCAACGCCGGCGATGTGCTGGTGATTCTCGAATCCATGAAGATGGAAATACCTTTGACCGCGCCTTGCAGTGGCGTGGTCAGAACCGTTCATGCCCAACCAGGCTCTCCGGTTCGTGCCGGGCAGCGGGTCCTTGTTCTGGAGGAATACCCTCAATGA